A region from the Hydrogenimonas sp. genome encodes:
- a CDS encoding glutamyl-tRNA reductase encodes MQYVVVSFSHKNTDIEVRERLAFPDEEMKRRALERLLKTEGVGEAMLLSTCNRVEFLVSTSIPSSALHSIFELLHLHSGLSIEELEGRADVYEDEGAVHHVFSVASSLDSLVVGETQIAGQLKDAFRFAFENGYCSQKISRLIHYAFKCAAEVRNSTEISKNPVSVAGAAVSQAKEVMGGNLGGFTGLVVGAGEMSEIVAKHLVANGCNVIIFNRSMENAKKVADAVGDRVDIEPFHALADYINRYRLLFSATGAPHPVITREMVDPASFERHWFDLAVPRDIEDIDDVTVNIYAVDDLKEIVDNNLALRKEQARKAYEIVGRYTIDFFKWLQTLMIDPLIKDVREQARRAAISEIERAVKKGFISPESRKNVEKLVHNAFNKFLHTPTVQLRDVAEQPRADTIIEAMKYIFKTDTEVKMADKYKCEFVMKDDIR; translated from the coding sequence ATGCAGTATGTCGTTGTAAGCTTTTCACATAAAAACACCGATATCGAAGTGAGGGAGAGGCTCGCATTTCCGGATGAGGAGATGAAGAGGAGAGCCCTGGAGAGGCTGTTGAAAACGGAGGGTGTGGGTGAAGCGATGCTTCTGTCTACCTGCAACAGGGTAGAGTTCCTCGTCTCCACATCTATCCCGTCTTCGGCACTCCACTCAATCTTCGAGCTTCTGCACCTTCACAGCGGCCTCTCGATTGAAGAGTTGGAGGGCAGGGCGGACGTATATGAGGATGAAGGTGCCGTCCACCACGTCTTCTCCGTCGCATCTTCTCTTGACAGTCTGGTAGTAGGGGAGACGCAGATAGCCGGTCAACTCAAAGATGCATTCAGGTTCGCTTTCGAAAACGGCTACTGCTCCCAGAAAATTTCCAGACTTATCCATTATGCGTTCAAATGTGCCGCCGAAGTGAGAAACAGTACCGAAATCTCGAAAAACCCGGTCTCTGTTGCCGGAGCGGCCGTCTCTCAGGCAAAAGAGGTCATGGGCGGAAACCTGGGCGGATTCACGGGACTTGTCGTAGGTGCCGGAGAGATGAGTGAGATAGTGGCCAAACATCTTGTAGCGAACGGCTGCAACGTCATAATCTTCAACCGTTCAATGGAGAATGCAAAAAAAGTAGCCGACGCGGTCGGTGACCGTGTAGATATAGAGCCCTTTCACGCCCTGGCCGACTACATCAACAGATACAGGCTCCTCTTTTCGGCAACAGGTGCACCGCATCCGGTCATCACCAGGGAGATGGTCGATCCCGCTTCGTTCGAGAGGCACTGGTTCGACCTGGCCGTTCCGAGAGATATAGAAGATATAGACGATGTTACCGTAAATATATATGCGGTAGATGATCTCAAAGAGATTGTAGACAACAATCTCGCCCTGAGAAAAGAGCAGGCCAGAAAGGCTTACGAGATAGTGGGCCGCTATACGATCGATTTTTTCAAATGGCTTCAGACGCTTATGATAGACCCTCTTATCAAAGATGTGAGAGAGCAGGCCAGAAGGGCGGCTATATCGGAGATAGAGCGGGCCGTGAAAAAGGGTTTCATCTCCCCGGAGAGCAGAAAAAACGTTGAAAAGCTTGTACACAACGCATTCAACAAGTTCCTCCATACACCCACTGTACAGCTTAGAGACGTCGCGGAGCAGCCCCGTGCCGATACGATCATAGAGGCGATGAAATATATTTTCAAAACCGATACAGAGGTCAAGATGGCCGACAAGTACAAATGCGAATTCGTTATGAAAGATGATATACGCTAA
- a CDS encoding prolyl-tRNA synthetase, bacterial type has protein sequence MRFSKLLIPTLKEAPKDAVLPSHIYLVRGGFIYQVASGIYDFLPLGKRVLEKVRAIVKEELDSAGCQEVQLGFVTPAELWKRSGRYEKYGAELLRFNDRKGNEFVLGPTHEEMMVELAGQFINSYKQLPVNLYQINLKFRDEARPRFGLMRGREFIMKDGYSFHADRDDMVREFNLMEKTYRKIFTRMGLDFRVVEADSGAIGGEGSKEFMVLAESGEDTIVVCEGCDYAANIEAAKRAECDEVPEAPEADLMKFHTPGVTSIDDLARFFHVDPYYIVKSVAKRAVYDEGRSEIVLFFLRGSDDLQETKAANAVGANELQDIGEEELENAGLVPGYIGPVAIKRNLSEKESDARFTAYKAPLGLKAVYDRALEGAADMICGANEKDYHIVGADLGDLEELEFNDIVQVKVGDRCRECGGKLTYTKGIEVGHIFQLGTRYSEPLDARFLDKDGKSKPFVMGTYGIGVSRLLAAVIEQHHDEKGSIWPTAVAPFEVVVIVGNVKDEEQLKAGERVYEELKKLGVDVLLDDRQERFGFKMKDFELIGFPYAVVVGKKLSESRVEIVKRSDLSRFEATLSEAAEKIAELLG, from the coding sequence ATGAGGTTTTCAAAACTGCTGATTCCCACACTGAAAGAGGCGCCGAAAGATGCCGTGCTTCCAAGCCATATCTATCTTGTGCGAGGCGGATTCATCTATCAGGTGGCCAGCGGTATATATGACTTCCTGCCTCTGGGGAAGAGAGTGCTGGAGAAGGTCAGGGCTATCGTCAAAGAGGAGCTGGACAGTGCCGGATGCCAGGAGGTGCAGCTCGGGTTTGTAACACCGGCCGAGCTCTGGAAGAGGAGCGGCCGCTACGAGAAGTACGGGGCTGAGCTGCTACGTTTCAACGACCGGAAGGGTAATGAGTTCGTGCTGGGACCGACGCATGAGGAGATGATGGTAGAGCTGGCCGGTCAGTTCATCAACAGCTACAAGCAGCTTCCGGTAAATCTCTACCAGATAAATCTGAAATTCAGGGATGAAGCCAGACCCAGATTCGGACTTATGCGCGGACGTGAATTCATAATGAAGGACGGCTACAGTTTCCATGCCGACCGAGACGATATGGTAAGAGAGTTCAACTTGATGGAGAAGACATATCGTAAAATCTTTACGCGAATGGGGCTGGATTTCAGGGTTGTGGAGGCCGACAGCGGCGCGATAGGCGGTGAGGGAAGCAAGGAGTTCATGGTCCTTGCCGAGAGCGGAGAAGATACGATCGTGGTTTGCGAGGGGTGTGACTATGCGGCCAACATCGAAGCGGCGAAAAGGGCTGAATGCGATGAAGTTCCGGAGGCACCGGAAGCAGATCTTATGAAGTTTCACACCCCGGGTGTAACCTCTATAGACGACCTGGCCCGGTTTTTCCATGTAGACCCCTATTACATCGTAAAGAGTGTGGCGAAGCGTGCCGTCTATGATGAAGGCAGAAGCGAGATCGTTCTCTTTTTCCTAAGGGGAAGCGATGACCTTCAGGAGACCAAAGCGGCCAACGCCGTAGGTGCCAACGAACTGCAGGATATCGGTGAAGAGGAGCTTGAAAATGCGGGCCTGGTTCCAGGCTACATAGGGCCTGTCGCCATAAAGAGAAATCTTTCCGAAAAAGAGAGCGATGCCCGTTTTACCGCCTACAAGGCTCCGCTGGGTCTCAAAGCGGTCTACGACAGGGCACTTGAAGGTGCGGCCGATATGATCTGCGGCGCCAACGAGAAGGACTACCATATAGTCGGTGCGGACCTGGGTGACCTGGAAGAGCTTGAGTTCAATGATATCGTACAGGTAAAGGTAGGCGACAGATGCCGAGAGTGCGGCGGGAAACTTACATACACGAAGGGTATAGAGGTCGGGCATATCTTTCAGCTGGGTACACGCTACTCTGAACCGCTGGATGCACGTTTTCTTGACAAAGACGGCAAATCCAAACCGTTTGTGATGGGAACATACGGAATAGGTGTGAGCCGTCTGCTGGCTGCGGTTATCGAACAGCATCATGATGAGAAAGGCTCCATATGGCCTACTGCCGTCGCACCTTTCGAAGTTGTGGTGATAGTAGGAAATGTAAAAGATGAAGAGCAGCTCAAAGCCGGAGAAAGGGTATACGAAGAGCTTAAAAAACTGGGTGTGGATGTACTTCTGGATGACAGGCAGGAGCGGTTCGGTTTCAAGATGAAAGACTTCGAACTGATCGGTTTTCCCTATGCAGTGGTAGTAGGGAAAAAACTCTCCGAATCCAGGGTGGAGATTGTCAAACGCTCCGATCTCTCCAGGTTTGAAGCGACTCTCTCCGAAGCGGCCGAAAAGATTGCGGAATTGCTCGGATGA
- a CDS encoding diguanylate cyclase/phosphodiesterase (GGDEF & EAL domains) with PAS/PAC sensor, translating to MKSEKGYSLSTKIIFYVLFVALSVLASMFLVFEQIGKKTLYDVEREKAELVAKMFAPQIGINLYLGFDDKVDEAVKQIMTEKDILAVYLIRDGEIIKKLKRHRTDIEFQNETFQIETPIFEPGGHKRIAVLQLHYSSHHYREMVEKMTRLLLLFFSIATLLFIALAYQIRKRLIPLKKVAVALSEYDVNGGELKLDCESDDQEIKLIINAVEKMQENVGAYAELQENMKQILSQKVHEKTAQLWQQLYTDQLTGLPNRRALMDDLSKKSDALLAIVNIDDFTEINDLYGHRAGDIILKNFADALDILEVDRTYRISGDEFALIKNGEFHLDEAKTFLEFVRSKIERTHFYYEENRVDIRVTIGATIEEASTIEEADMALKEARKQRKPIMIFSPVWNLESKYRENIYWIRQIKSALARDGIVPYCQPLYDIEAKRIKGYEILVRLIKEDGEVVSPHKFLPLAQKSHQYQFMTMRLVERSCAFFKDKTELTFSINISVEDILNTETVAYIKEQILHYNIAHRVVFELLESENIEKFPEVESFVNEMKGLGCQIAIDDFGTGYSNFSYLIKLKADYIKIDGSLIRNIHNDKNAQVIVESIVDFAKKLGIRTVAEFVSSEMIFEKVSELGIDVAQGYYIMEPVPMEEVESGPKKEDVV from the coding sequence ATGAAAAGTGAGAAAGGATACTCTCTCTCAACCAAGATAATATTCTATGTACTTTTTGTCGCTCTGTCGGTTCTTGCTTCCATGTTTCTTGTTTTCGAGCAGATAGGTAAAAAGACACTTTATGACGTAGAGAGGGAGAAGGCTGAACTGGTGGCGAAGATGTTCGCCCCCCAGATCGGAATAAATCTCTATCTCGGTTTCGACGACAAAGTGGATGAGGCCGTAAAACAGATCATGACCGAAAAGGATATACTGGCTGTCTACCTCATAAGAGACGGTGAGATAATAAAAAAATTAAAACGCCATAGAACCGATATAGAGTTTCAGAATGAGACTTTTCAGATAGAGACACCCATATTCGAACCGGGCGGCCATAAGCGTATTGCCGTTTTACAGCTTCACTACTCCAGTCACCACTATCGTGAGATGGTTGAGAAGATGACACGTCTGCTTCTGCTCTTTTTCTCAATAGCGACACTTCTGTTTATCGCACTTGCCTACCAGATACGCAAACGCCTCATACCTTTGAAAAAGGTTGCCGTCGCACTTTCCGAATACGATGTGAACGGTGGTGAGCTGAAGCTGGATTGTGAGAGTGACGATCAGGAGATCAAGCTTATCATAAATGCGGTCGAGAAGATGCAGGAGAATGTAGGTGCCTATGCCGAACTGCAGGAGAATATGAAGCAGATACTTTCGCAAAAGGTACATGAAAAGACCGCGCAACTGTGGCAGCAGCTCTATACCGACCAGTTGACCGGTCTTCCCAACAGACGTGCTCTTATGGATGATCTGTCGAAAAAGAGTGATGCGTTGCTCGCCATAGTCAATATAGACGACTTTACGGAGATTAACGATCTATACGGCCATCGAGCTGGAGATATCATTCTTAAAAACTTTGCGGATGCACTAGATATTCTCGAAGTCGACCGCACCTACAGAATTTCAGGTGATGAGTTCGCACTCATCAAAAACGGGGAGTTCCACCTAGACGAGGCCAAAACTTTTCTTGAGTTTGTACGAAGTAAAATCGAAAGGACCCACTTCTATTATGAAGAGAACAGGGTTGATATCCGTGTTACCATAGGCGCCACAATCGAAGAGGCTTCTACGATTGAAGAGGCGGACATGGCTCTCAAGGAGGCCAGAAAACAGCGTAAACCGATTATGATCTTCTCCCCGGTGTGGAATCTTGAAAGCAAATACAGAGAGAACATCTACTGGATAAGACAGATAAAGAGTGCTCTGGCACGAGACGGGATAGTTCCGTACTGCCAGCCTCTTTACGATATAGAGGCAAAAAGGATCAAGGGCTACGAGATCCTCGTCAGGCTTATAAAAGAGGATGGAGAGGTTGTTTCGCCGCACAAATTCCTTCCTCTTGCACAGAAGAGCCACCAGTATCAGTTTATGACGATGAGGCTGGTTGAGCGCAGCTGCGCTTTTTTCAAGGATAAGACGGAATTGACTTTCTCTATAAATATCTCTGTCGAGGATATACTCAATACGGAAACGGTAGCCTACATCAAAGAGCAGATTCTCCACTATAATATTGCCCACCGTGTCGTTTTCGAACTTCTGGAGAGTGAAAATATAGAGAAGTTTCCGGAAGTGGAGAGTTTTGTAAACGAGATGAAGGGCCTCGGATGCCAGATCGCTATAGATGACTTCGGTACCGGTTATTCGAACTTCTCATATCTTATAAAATTGAAAGCGGACTATATAAAGATAGACGGTTCGCTCATAAGAAATATCCACAACGACAAGAATGCCCAGGTCATCGTCGAGTCGATAGTCGATTTTGCGAAAAAACTCGGAATCCGTACCGTTGCCGAGTTTGTCAGCAGCGAGATGATCTTTGAAAAGGTAAGTGAACTTGGAATAGATGTTGCACAGGGATACTATATCATGGAACCTGTTCCGATGGAGGAGGTTGAAAGCGGTCCGAAAAAGGAAGATGTGGTATAA
- a CDS encoding octaprenyl diphosphate synthase gives MERVESLMRQFVEELSNEYVEELFDNLPHGKRLRAKLVLKIAGTGDDAVRLAAIIEMIHAASLLHDDVIDDATVRRGVASLNATEGSKQAVMMGDILYSKGFEELVGFERDIAAKVASAVTQLSIGEMMDVRLSKSFHTDEEAYMRMIYQKTAALIEATASSAAMLAGKDAHIYAIYGRNLGIAFQIVDDILDISQTSKQLGKPAMHDFEEGKTTLPYIYLYEALDEKSRLYLKSLHGKKLTEEQREWIKAAMEESGALRKSFLYAKELGDEAVSLMQGTGETSLAEIVTAMIERDF, from the coding sequence TTGGAACGTGTAGAGAGCCTTATGAGGCAGTTTGTCGAGGAGCTTTCAAACGAGTATGTCGAGGAGCTGTTCGATAATCTTCCTCACGGAAAACGGCTTCGTGCAAAGCTGGTTCTGAAAATTGCCGGAACCGGGGATGATGCGGTTAGGTTGGCGGCTATTATAGAGATGATTCATGCGGCCAGTCTGCTGCACGACGATGTGATTGACGATGCGACGGTGCGAAGGGGTGTGGCCTCTTTGAACGCCACCGAAGGGAGTAAGCAGGCTGTGATGATGGGAGATATTCTCTACTCCAAAGGTTTCGAGGAGTTGGTGGGTTTTGAGCGTGATATCGCCGCAAAAGTCGCTTCTGCGGTTACGCAGCTCAGCATTGGCGAGATGATGGATGTACGGCTCTCGAAGAGTTTCCATACCGACGAGGAGGCCTATATGCGTATGATCTACCAAAAGACTGCCGCACTCATAGAGGCTACAGCCTCGTCCGCCGCGATGCTTGCCGGAAAAGATGCTCATATATACGCCATTTACGGACGAAACCTCGGAATTGCTTTTCAGATCGTAGACGATATTCTCGATATCTCCCAAACCAGCAAGCAGCTTGGTAAGCCGGCGATGCACGATTTCGAAGAGGGTAAAACCACGCTTCCGTATATCTATCTTTACGAAGCCCTTGACGAAAAGAGCCGCCTATACCTTAAGTCTCTGCACGGGAAAAAGCTGACTGAAGAGCAGAGAGAGTGGATCAAAGCGGCTATGGAAGAGAGCGGTGCTCTTCGAAAATCGTTCCTGTACGCCAAGGAGCTGGGAGACGAAGCGGTATCGCTGATGCAGGGTACCGGTGAAACCTCTTTGGCGGAGATTGTAACAGCAATGATAGAGAGGGATTTTTGA